The Dehalococcoidales bacterium genome includes a region encoding these proteins:
- a CDS encoding adenylate kinase — protein MYIVLLGAPGAGKGTQAVMLAEKLKLVQVASGDLFRKALQQQTELGKKAKVYMEKGQLVPDEITIQMVLERLSAPDCANGAIFDGFPRNIEQAKALDKAMTQKSRTIDKVVNIVVNKEEVLRRLGGRWVCRNCQAPYHEVDNPPKVKGKCDRCGGELYQRADDNTETIKKRLEVYNKETSPLIAYYKKAGKLLEVVSEGGPEAVHRKIMTALG, from the coding sequence GTGTATATTGTTCTCCTGGGAGCCCCCGGCGCGGGGAAAGGGACGCAGGCAGTAATGCTGGCGGAGAAATTGAAGCTGGTGCAGGTAGCATCCGGCGACCTTTTCCGCAAGGCGCTCCAGCAGCAAACGGAGCTGGGCAAGAAAGCCAAGGTCTACATGGAAAAGGGACAGCTGGTCCCGGACGAGATAACCATCCAGATGGTGCTGGAGAGGCTGTCCGCCCCGGATTGCGCCAACGGCGCTATTTTTGACGGCTTCCCCAGGAACATAGAGCAGGCCAAAGCCCTGGACAAAGCGATGACGCAGAAGTCCCGGACTATCGATAAGGTGGTAAACATCGTGGTAAACAAGGAAGAGGTGCTGCGGAGGCTGGGCGGACGCTGGGTTTGCCGCAACTGCCAGGCCCCCTACCACGAGGTGGACAACCCGCCCAAGGTGAAGGGCAAGTGCGACCGCTGCGGCGGAGAGCTTTACCAGCGCGCCGATGATAACACGGAGACGATTAAGAAGCGGCTGGAGGTATATAACAAAGAGACTTCCCCGCTGATTGCGTATTATAAAAAAGCAGGCAAGCTGCTGGAGGTTGTCAGTGAAGGCGGGCCGGAAGCGGTACACCGGAAAATAATGACCGCGCTGGGTTAA